One segment of Asterias rubens chromosome 2, eAstRub1.3, whole genome shotgun sequence DNA contains the following:
- the LOC117306895 gene encoding F-box/WD repeat-containing protein 7-like, translating into MDHGEHPSYGGSSDSEGASVRPPTKRVKSKSRVWEKVAWFTRRPRREPEVEAALTGEEGGAARLPLDVMDIDDVPSSSSSHSPNISQPLSEYSSSSEGDIATYDKDPESSQVVYQNCVRPSLVKAMFGKSDGASAHSSKSQGNLRKGKKCTRKSNQETHEDDDQMSGRKPTSPKETKGHRAIIDKWDSKSIPCHCPACCSCRHSNSDINFASWPRKRTCPLQLSLRLTKAKLPMAVQLASQLNTSPRPSSKCRKHHSHCELNGHASSPSHTKSSERKRIQSPVKHQHDTCLCSHRVEHELKSRSLPTCVSLSSPSLHSHISNSQPSSPNHLAICKKRDVHKKTSKSGCSSTTSKTEMQKRARDSKVKNRDCHFGVEGSVFKHRMEMIQLWFHEFNDQQKNTMMKRLLEQCDLPQMHMLSVTMAPILHQSCPHNCQDLLSWLPAQLSLRILTYLDPVSLCRCACVSHAWHELAIEPTLWRTLCHLPKWALPKAEEQKQMINHISSYIHWKQAFAERYRLRRNWLKGLCSVRTFEGHTQGISCVQFDDTRIVSGSSDKTIKVWNIRTNSPWSVQTLVGHSGTVRCLHLQGSQLVSGSTDHTIKVWDLSMQNSWSSIACRVTMTGHEDTVRCLQVDEEKVVSGSYDKTLKVWDIRTGLCRHTLRGHTGAVLCLQFDTTKIVSGSADKTIKIWSLATGLCLRSLAGHRDAVTCLQFDASKIISGSLDRNLKFWELTTGLCTSTIDWTHSEGHTGVVRCLQADSWRVVSAADDRTLKVWNLETGERLVTLRHHTDGVTCLQFNNTKIVSGSYDKTVRLWDFSSV; encoded by the exons ATGGATCATGGGGAGCATCCAAGCTATGGAGGTTCCAGTGACTCTGAAGGTGCCAGTGTACGCCCTCCGACCAAACGAGTCAAATCCAAATCAAGGGTGTGGGAAAAAGTGGCTTGGTTTACAAGACGACCACGTCGGGAGCCTGAGGTCGAAGCGGCATTAACCGGGGAGGAAGGTGGGGCTGCTAGATTACCCTTAGATGTTATGGACATTGATGATGTGCCATCATCCAGCTCTAGTCATTCACCGAATATAAGTCAACCTCTTTCGGAGTACAGCTCATCAAGCGAGGGTGATATCGCTACTTATGATAAGGACCCAGAGAGTAGCCAGGTTGTTTATCAGAACTGTGTGCGACCGAGTCTGGTTAAGGCTATGTTTGGGAAGAGTGACGGTGCCTCCGCGCATAGTAGCAAGTCACAGGGTAACTTAAGAAAGGGAAAGAAGTGTACAAGGAAATCCAATCAAGAAACCCATGAGGATGATGACCAGATGTCAGGGAGGAAACCGACTTCACCAAAGGAGACCAAAGGACATCGTGCAATCATCGACAAATGGGATTCCAAATCAATACCATGTCATTGTCCAGCATGTTGCTCCTGTCGTCATAGCAACTCGGACATAAACTTTGCCAGTTGGCCGCGGAAACGAACATGCCCGTTGCAGTTGAGCTTACGGTTGACAAAGGCTAAACTCCCGATGGCCGTCCAGCTGGCGTCGCAATTGAACACAAGCCCTAGGCCGAGTTCCAAATGTAGGAAACATCACTCTCATTGCGAGCTCAATGGCCATGCGTCATCACCATCCCACACCAAATCCTCTGAAAGAAAGCGAATTCAGTCGCCAGTCAAGCACCAACATGACACGTGCTTATGCAGCCACAGAGTCGAACATGAGCTCAAATCTAGAAGCTTGCCGACTTGTGTGTCGCTAAGCTCTCCTAGTCTCCATTCACATATCAGTAACTCTCAGCCATCGTCTCCAAATCATCTTGCCATCTGTAAGAAGCGTGATGTCCACAAGAAGACCTCTAAATCGGGCTGCTCCTCAACTACCTCTAAGACCGAGATGCAGAAGAGGGCAAGGGATAGTAAGGTCAAGAATCGCGATTGCCATTTCGGGGTGGAAGGCTCGGTCTTCAAGCATAGAATGGAG ATGATCCAGCTGTGGTTTCATGAATTCAACGACCAACAGAAGAACACAATGATGAAACGTCTCCTG gaGCAGTGTGACCTCCCACAGATGCACATGCTCTCTGTTACCATGGCACCCATCTTGCATCAAAGCTGCCCACATAATTGCCAGGATTTGTTGTCATGGTTACCAGCTCAACTATCACTTCGTATTTTGACCTACTTAGATCCAG TGAGCCTGTGCCGATGTGCTTGTGTCAGCCATGCGTGGCATGAGCTAGCTATTGAGCCAACCTTGTGGCGGACATTATGTCATCTTCCTAAGTGGGCGTTACCAAAGGCTGAAGAACAGAAACAAATGATTAATCACATCTCATCCTATATTCAT tgGAAGCAGGCTTTTGCGGAACGCTACCGGCTAAGACGTAACTGGCTGAAGGGATTGTGTTCAGTACGGACATTTGAAGGACATACACAAGGCATATCATGTGTGCAGTTTGATGACACTAGGATCGTTAGTGGCTCATCAGATAAAACCATCAAG GTGTGGAATATTCGTACTAACTCTCCATGGTCTGTGCAGACTCTAGTGGGTCACTCAGGTACAGTAAGATGCCTGCATCTACAGGGTAGTCAACTAGTATCAGGCTCAACGGACCATACTATCAAG GTATGGGACTTGTCCATGCAGAATAGCTGGTCCAGTATAGCATGTCGTGTTACCATGACCGGGCATGAAGATACAGTACGCTGTTTACAAGTGGATGAAGAGAAGGTAGTCAGTGGATCGTACGATAAAACACTGAAAGTCTGGGACATTAGGACTGGTCTCTGTCGCCACACACTCag AGGTCATACAGGTGCTGTATTGTGTCTTCAGTTTGACACAACAAAGATCGTTTCAGGGTCGGCGGATAAAACTATTAAG ATTTGGAGTCTTGCTACAGGGTTGTGCCTCCGCTCATTAGCAGGCCATCGCGACGCTGTCACATGTCTTCAATTTGATGCCAGTAAAATCATCAGTGGCTCATTGGACAGGAACCTCAAGTTTTGGGAGTTGACGACGGGATTATGTACAAGTACCATAGACTGGACCCACTCTGAGGGACACACAGGCGTTGTCAG GTGTCTACAGGCTGATTCATGGCGTGTGGTCAGCGCTGCTGATGACCGAACACTCAAAGTATGGAATCTAGAGACAGGTGAACGGTTAGTCACACTGCGCCATCACACTGATGGCGTCACATGTCTGCAATTCAATAATACAAAGATTGTATCCGGATCATACGATAAGACAGTACGTCTTTGGGACTTCAGCTCAGTTTAA